Proteins co-encoded in one Archangium lipolyticum genomic window:
- a CDS encoding nitric-oxide reductase large subunit yields the protein MRHRKLWFGLGAVVLVSFLVLGGQGVRISRTLPPIPEKVMTPEGTVLLTGESIMRGQNVWQSIGGQQVGSVWGHGAYVAPDWSADWLHREAIFVLDTWAREEGLTSYAEAPAERQAALRTRLTAQMRTNTYDDRTGTVTLSPVRAEAMRANAAHYADVFSKGRAAYAIPEGALTNPEKLKDLGAFFWWTSWVASTNRPGDTVTYTQNWPHEPLVGNQPAAGVTLWSMASVVLLLAGVGALLWYLSGKKEDEEVAPPEKDPFSGLQLTPSQRATGKYFLVVVALFLAQVGLGGVTAHFGVEGAGFYGVPLAKYLPYAVTRSWHTQLGIFWIATAWLATGLFVGPAVSGVEPKYQRAGVNFLFVCLLIIVVGALFGQWASVQQRMGSGDYWYWFGHQGWEYVDLGRFWQIFLFVGLFVWLFLTARAVLPALKKPTEGRPLLVLFVISSMAIAAFYGAGLMYGQRSHMGMVEYWRWWVVHLWVEGFFEVFATVVMTFLFTRLGVLSARTAVPAVLFTTILFLAGGIIGTFHHLYFSGTPAAAMALGATFSALEVVPLVLVGREVWSHIRLSRLQGWMQQYRWPILFFIGVAFWNLVGAGLFGFLINPPIALYYMQGLNLTPLHGHTALFGVYGMLGIALMLFSLRMMQPEAKWKTKPLAWAFWSINAGLVLMVVLSLLPIGVLQTKAAIEQGTWWARSAEFLQTPLMDTLRWLRVPGDVLFAVGALLLAWFIVGLKTGWSLEKAEAPSPQSEPERLGAAAPAHAILRRR from the coding sequence ATGCGACACCGAAAACTCTGGTTCGGCCTTGGCGCCGTCGTCCTCGTCTCCTTCCTGGTCCTGGGGGGCCAGGGAGTCCGCATCTCACGCACGCTCCCACCCATCCCCGAGAAGGTGATGACGCCCGAGGGCACGGTGCTGCTCACGGGCGAGTCCATCATGCGCGGGCAGAACGTGTGGCAGTCCATTGGAGGGCAGCAGGTGGGCTCGGTGTGGGGCCACGGGGCGTACGTGGCGCCGGACTGGAGCGCGGACTGGCTGCACCGCGAGGCCATCTTCGTGCTGGACACCTGGGCGCGCGAGGAGGGCCTCACCTCCTATGCGGAGGCTCCGGCCGAGCGGCAGGCGGCGCTGCGCACCCGGCTCACCGCGCAGATGCGCACCAACACGTATGACGACCGGACGGGCACGGTGACGCTGTCACCGGTGCGCGCCGAGGCGATGCGGGCCAACGCCGCGCACTACGCGGACGTCTTCTCCAAGGGCCGCGCGGCCTACGCCATCCCCGAGGGCGCCCTGACGAACCCGGAGAAGCTGAAGGACCTGGGGGCCTTCTTCTGGTGGACGAGTTGGGTGGCCTCGACGAACCGGCCCGGCGACACCGTCACCTATACGCAGAACTGGCCGCACGAGCCGCTGGTGGGCAACCAGCCCGCCGCAGGCGTGACGCTGTGGAGCATGGCGTCCGTGGTGCTGCTGCTGGCCGGTGTGGGCGCGCTCCTCTGGTACCTGAGCGGCAAGAAGGAGGACGAGGAGGTGGCGCCGCCCGAGAAGGATCCATTCTCCGGCCTCCAGCTCACGCCGAGCCAGAGGGCCACGGGCAAGTACTTCCTGGTGGTGGTGGCGCTCTTCCTGGCGCAGGTGGGGCTGGGCGGGGTGACGGCGCACTTCGGCGTGGAGGGAGCAGGCTTCTACGGCGTGCCTCTGGCGAAGTACCTGCCGTACGCGGTGACGCGCAGCTGGCACACGCAGCTGGGCATCTTCTGGATCGCCACGGCCTGGCTGGCCACGGGCCTCTTCGTGGGCCCGGCGGTGAGCGGAGTGGAGCCGAAGTACCAGCGGGCGGGGGTGAACTTCCTCTTCGTGTGCCTGCTCATCATCGTGGTGGGGGCGCTGTTCGGACAGTGGGCGTCGGTGCAGCAGCGGATGGGCAGCGGAGACTACTGGTACTGGTTCGGCCACCAGGGTTGGGAGTACGTGGACCTGGGCCGCTTCTGGCAGATCTTCCTCTTCGTGGGCCTCTTCGTGTGGCTGTTCCTCACGGCGCGGGCGGTGTTGCCGGCGCTGAAGAAGCCGACCGAGGGCCGGCCACTGCTGGTGCTCTTCGTCATCTCGTCGATGGCGATCGCCGCCTTCTACGGGGCGGGGCTGATGTACGGGCAGCGCAGCCACATGGGGATGGTGGAGTACTGGCGCTGGTGGGTGGTGCACCTGTGGGTGGAGGGCTTCTTCGAGGTCTTCGCCACGGTGGTGATGACGTTCCTGTTCACGAGGCTGGGGGTGTTGTCGGCGCGCACGGCGGTGCCGGCGGTGCTCTTCACGACGATTCTCTTCCTGGCGGGCGGAATCATCGGCACGTTCCACCACCTGTACTTCTCGGGGACGCCGGCGGCGGCGATGGCGCTGGGGGCGACGTTCAGCGCGCTGGAGGTGGTACCGCTGGTGCTGGTGGGCCGCGAGGTGTGGAGCCACATCCGGCTGTCACGGTTGCAGGGATGGATGCAGCAATACCGCTGGCCCATCCTGTTCTTCATCGGGGTGGCGTTCTGGAACCTGGTGGGAGCGGGCCTGTTCGGCTTCCTGATCAACCCGCCGATCGCCCTGTATTACATGCAGGGCCTGAACCTGACGCCGCTGCATGGGCACACGGCGCTGTTCGGGGTGTACGGGATGCTGGGCATCGCGCTGATGCTCTTCTCGCTGCGGATGATGCAGCCGGAGGCGAAGTGGAAGACGAAGCCGCTGGCGTGGGCGTTCTGGAGCATCAACGCGGGGCTGGTGCTGATGGTGGTGCTGTCGCTGCTGCCGATCGGGGTGTTGCAGACGAAGGCGGCGATCGAGCAGGGGACGTGGTGGGCGCGAAGCGCGGAGTTCCTGCAGACGCCGCTGATGGACACGCTGCGGTGGCTGAGGGTGCCCGGGGACGTGCTCTTCGCGGTGGGAGCGCTGCTGCTCGCGTGGTTCATCGTGGGGCTGAAGACGGGCTGGTCGCTGGAGAAGGCGGAAGCGCCGAGTCCGCAGTCCGAGCCCGAGCGGCTCGGAGCGGCGGCCCCGGCCCACGCGATCCTGCGCCGTCGCTGA
- a CDS encoding cystathionine beta-synthase, translating to MRSAPLPTDLLGLIGNTPMVKVTQLDTGPCELFLKLESHNPGGSIKDRIGLSMISAAEQSGLLGPHQKHLVEATAGNTGLGLALVASQKGYRLTLVIPDKMSQEKVLHLKALGAEIIMTRSDVEKGHPDYYQDMAERIARELGGFYVNQFANPANPLAHETTTGPEIAAQLGNRLDAMVCGVGSGGTLAGLSRYFARAIPECEMVLADPQGSVLADYVKTGTMGKAGSWVVEGIGEDFLPPNADLSRVKKAYSISDVESLETARLLLKQAGILAGSSSGTLIAAALRYCREQSTPKRVCTFVCDSGNKYLSKMFNDFWMADQGFLPRQLHGDLRDVITRRYADRAVVTLAPSDTMLVAYARMKLYEVSQLPVLEGGRVVGMIDESDLLLAAVDDETRLRLPVRDVMSTRLQTVDVRTPVRELLPLLDKGFVPIVMDGEEFIGLITRIDLLNHLRRKLR from the coding sequence ATGCGCTCCGCACCCCTTCCCACCGACCTCCTCGGCCTCATCGGCAACACCCCCATGGTGAAGGTCACCCAGCTCGACACGGGCCCGTGCGAGCTCTTCCTCAAGCTCGAGAGCCACAACCCCGGCGGCTCCATCAAGGATCGCATCGGCCTGTCGATGATCTCCGCCGCGGAGCAGTCGGGCCTGCTGGGCCCCCACCAGAAGCACCTCGTCGAGGCCACCGCCGGCAACACCGGCCTGGGGCTCGCCCTGGTCGCCTCCCAGAAGGGCTACCGGCTCACGCTCGTGATTCCCGACAAGATGAGCCAGGAGAAGGTGCTCCACCTCAAGGCGCTGGGCGCCGAAATCATCATGACCCGCTCGGACGTGGAGAAGGGCCACCCGGATTACTACCAGGACATGGCCGAGCGCATCGCCCGGGAGCTGGGGGGCTTCTACGTCAACCAGTTCGCCAATCCCGCCAACCCGCTGGCCCATGAGACCACCACCGGCCCGGAGATCGCCGCCCAGCTCGGCAACCGGCTCGATGCCATGGTGTGCGGCGTCGGCTCCGGCGGAACCCTGGCCGGCCTGTCCCGCTACTTCGCCCGGGCCATCCCCGAGTGCGAGATGGTGCTCGCCGACCCCCAGGGCTCGGTGCTCGCGGACTACGTGAAGACGGGCACGATGGGCAAGGCGGGCTCCTGGGTCGTCGAGGGCATTGGCGAGGACTTCCTCCCCCCCAACGCGGACCTGTCCCGGGTGAAGAAGGCCTACTCCATCTCCGACGTGGAGAGCCTCGAGACTGCCCGCTTGCTGCTCAAACAGGCCGGCATCCTGGCGGGCTCGTCCTCCGGAACGCTCATCGCCGCGGCCCTGCGCTACTGCCGTGAGCAGTCCACGCCCAAGCGCGTGTGCACCTTCGTCTGCGACAGCGGCAACAAGTACCTGTCCAAGATGTTCAATGACTTCTGGATGGCGGACCAGGGCTTCCTGCCGCGCCAGCTCCATGGGGACCTGCGCGACGTCATCACCCGCCGCTACGCGGACCGGGCGGTGGTCACCCTGGCCCCCTCGGACACGATGCTCGTCGCCTACGCGCGGATGAAGCTCTACGAGGTCTCCCAGCTCCCCGTGCTCGAGGGGGGCAGGGTGGTGGGGATGATTGACGAGTCCGACCTGCTGCTCGCGGCCGTCGACGACGAGACGCGCCTGCGCCTGCCGGTGCGCGACGTCATGTCCACCCGGTTGCAGACCGTGGACGTGCGCACCCCCGTGCGCGAGCTGCTCCCGCTGCTCGACAAGGGCTTCGTGCCCATCGTCATGGACGGGGAGGAGTTCATCGGCCTCATCACCCGCATCGACCTGCTCAACCACCTGCGGCGCAAGCTGCGCTGA
- a CDS encoding DMT family transporter translates to MSSAALVLVLSSAFFHALWNALLKRHEDPESAVVGVIAVTVACGGLWALGLEGTAFPTSRALLWTLVAGVLESGYLVTLARSLRRAPLGLAYTVARGGALLLVWPVSVLWLGERLTPWTVAGATAVALGMAGMNLERPRGAVGEGVLWALASAACIAGFNLSYKRALGEGVQPPALFTLSLGVALPLLVLQRRREEAGWGVLYRKVMTRPLLLVAAGVLCTLSFSLLLMALVRSGAGAVLTLRNTSIAFALGLGALQGERLGRRRLAGAGLVMLGAVLLGWPRE, encoded by the coding sequence GTGAGCTCCGCCGCGCTGGTGCTGGTGCTGTCGTCCGCGTTCTTCCACGCGCTGTGGAACGCGCTCCTCAAGCGTCACGAGGACCCGGAGTCCGCCGTGGTGGGCGTCATCGCCGTCACCGTGGCGTGCGGAGGGTTGTGGGCGCTCGGCCTGGAGGGCACGGCGTTCCCCACGTCACGGGCCCTGCTCTGGACGCTGGTGGCCGGCGTGCTGGAGAGCGGCTATCTGGTCACGCTCGCGCGCTCGCTGCGCCGGGCGCCCCTGGGGCTCGCGTACACGGTGGCCCGCGGTGGCGCGCTGCTGCTCGTCTGGCCCGTGTCCGTCCTGTGGCTGGGCGAGCGGCTCACCCCGTGGACCGTGGCGGGCGCCACCGCCGTGGCCCTGGGCATGGCGGGGATGAACCTCGAGCGGCCCCGGGGCGCGGTGGGCGAGGGCGTGCTCTGGGCCCTCGCGAGCGCCGCGTGCATCGCCGGGTTCAATCTCAGCTACAAGCGCGCCCTGGGCGAGGGGGTGCAGCCCCCGGCCCTGTTCACCCTGTCGCTCGGCGTGGCCCTTCCCCTGCTCGTCCTCCAGCGCCGCCGCGAGGAGGCCGGCTGGGGCGTGTTGTACCGCAAGGTGATGACCCGGCCCCTGTTGCTCGTGGCCGCCGGGGTGCTCTGCACGCTGTCCTTCTCGCTGCTGCTCATGGCGCTCGTGCGCAGTGGGGCGGGGGCCGTGCTCACGTTGCGCAATACGTCCATCGCGTTCGCCCTGGGGCTCGGCGCGCTCCAGGGTGAGCGGTTGGGACGGCGGCGGCTCGCCGGGGCGGGCCTGGTGATGCTCGGGGCCGTGCTGCTCGGCTGGCCCCGGGAGTGA
- a CDS encoding peroxiredoxin has protein sequence MSIKIGDKAPDFTLPKQDGTPANLKELLQKSAVVLYFYPKDDTPGCTKEACSFRDSYEAFKDAGAEVVGISSQSAASHQAFAAKYRLPFTLVSDEGGKVRSQYGVPSTLGLLPGRVTYVIDRDGTVRHVFNSQINATRHVTEALNIVKQLTGAAAT, from the coding sequence GTGAGCATCAAGATTGGCGACAAGGCCCCCGATTTCACGTTGCCGAAGCAGGACGGTACCCCCGCGAATCTGAAGGAGCTGCTCCAGAAGTCAGCGGTGGTGCTCTACTTCTATCCGAAGGACGATACGCCCGGCTGCACCAAGGAGGCGTGCTCGTTCCGTGACTCGTACGAAGCCTTCAAGGACGCCGGAGCCGAGGTGGTGGGCATCAGCTCCCAGTCGGCGGCCTCCCATCAGGCCTTCGCGGCGAAGTACCGGCTGCCGTTCACGCTGGTGAGCGACGAAGGCGGCAAGGTGCGGAGCCAGTACGGCGTTCCGAGCACGCTGGGGCTGCTGCCCGGGCGGGTGACGTACGTCATCGACCGCGACGGCACCGTCCGGCACGTCTTCAACTCGCAGATCAATGCCACGCGCCACGTCACCGAGGCGCTGAACATCGTCAAGCAGCTCACCGGCGCCGCGGCCACCTGA